From Thalassovita sp.:
CATGATGTCGATGGTGCGCGCATCGATCGAGGTCACATCATTCGTGCGCCAGTCGCGCATGAAGTGGTTCACCTCTTTCAGAGCGTCTTTGATGTATTTACCTTCGATCCAATAGATCATGTCGATCCGTTCGCCGGTGCGGCCGGAATACATTTTGATCCGCCGAATGTCGCCGGAGCCACGCAGGAACCCTGCGGCTTTGGAAAAGGTTGGTGCGGCCGTCAAGGTTGTTGCCGCAAACGCGCCGAGCACCGCCCGCCGCGTCAAAGTCGTATTCGTCATGTTAGCGCCCGTCCTGTCGCTTACCTGTGTTGCCCGCGATGTTACGCGAGGCCTGCCATCTCATCCCCAGATGCAGGCGCTATATTACATACAAGTTTCGTTCCACCAACCCGTCAGGGGGCTTATTTTTCTGCAATCAAGGGGGTTCGGCGGTTTTTTGCGCAAATTTTTGTGAACATATTCTGAATGACGCCCACACGACACAGCGTTGCGCCAAAGCCGTTTCAGACGCCATGATTTACCTTTTGTGAATGGACAGTCGGGCAAAAAGCCGCCAATGAGGGGAGAGATCTAAACATATTAGGGAAAGAGAGCGCGCTCATGCAGCCAGTTACTCGTTCTGGATTTTTTCGTTTTGCCCCACGGCTGACCCTGGGGGCCGTTGCGGCCTGCCTGATGTTGGCCCAGACGCCAACGCCTGCTGCAGCACAGGTGACAGCCTTTAAACAAGCGGTGGCCGAAACCGCGTCTGATGATCGGGAATTGGCCCGGTTTTATCGTGAAAACGGCTTCAGCGGGATCTGGACCGGGGAGGGCGCCGAATTTGTGGCGCGCCGTCAGGCCCTGATCAACGTTCTGCAGAATGTGCGCAGCCATGGGCTTCCACAGGCACGTTACGATGTGAACGCGCTGCTGGACATGATGCGCAACGCCAAGACACCGCGCGATCTGGGCATTGTCGATGTGGAGCTGTCCAAAGCCTATCTGAAATACGCCCGCGATGTGGCCCATGGTGTTCTGACGCCGGGCAAGATCGATGACGGCCTGGTCCGCAAGATCAGCAAAAAAGACGGCGCTGAGTATCTGGAGATGCTGGTCACCGGCCAGCCTTCGGCGGTGATGAAACAGCTGCCGCCCGCCTCACCCGAGTATCCGCGCCTGCGCAAAGAGATGCTGCGTTTGCAGGGTGTGATCGCCCGCGGCGGTTGGGGCGAAACCGTGCCTGGCAAAAAGCTGGAGCCGGGTGATCGCGGCGCTTCGATCGTGAAGCTGCGCAACCGCCTGATGGCGCTTGGATATCTGGATCGCTCGGCCACGCAGGTCTTTGACGCCAAAATCCAGGCTGCGGTGCAGCAGTTCCAGGCCGACCACGGTCTTGCCGAAGACGGTGTTGCCGGTGCCACCACGCTGAAGGAGCTGAACGTCTCCGCCGAAACCCGCCTGCAGTCGGTGATCGTTGCGATGGAGCGTGAGCGCTGGACCAACTTTGAACGTGGGGAGCGTCACATCTGGGTGAACCTCACCGATTACACCGCTAAGATCGTCGATGACGGCAAGGTCACCTTCCGCACCCGGTCTGTGATTGGCGCCAACTCCTCGGACCGGCGCAGCCCGGAATTCAGCGACACGATGGAGCACATGGTGATTAACCCCACCTGGAACGTGCCGCGGTCGATCGCTGTGAAGGAATATCTGCCGCAGTTGCAGAAAAACCCCAATGCGGTGGGGCACCTGCGTCTGATCGATGGCGCTGGCCGGACCGTCAGCCGGGAGGGTGCGGACTTTACCCAGTTCAGCGCCACCAACTTCCCGTTTGACATCAAGCAGCCGCCGTCGCGCTCCAACGCGCTGGGTCTGGTGAAGTTCATGTTCCCGAACCGCCACAACATCTATCTGCACGATACCCCGCAGAAGGCGCTGTTCTCACGCGAAACCCGGGCGTTCAGCCATGGCTGCATCCGTCTGCACCAGCCGTTTGATTTCGCCTATGCGCTGCTTGCCCGTCAGGATGATACACCCAAGGAAACCTTCCAGCGGATCCTGAAAACCGGTCGTGAAACCCAGGTGGATCTGGACCAGCATCTGCCGGTGCATATCGTCTACCGGACCGCCGTGGTGCCTGCGAAGGGCAAAGCGAACTATCGCCGGGATACCTATGGCCGTGATGCAAAGATCTGGAAAGCTTTGCAATCGGCAGGGGTGGCCTTGGACAGCGTTCGCGGCTAAATCTAGCCCCAACAGATTTTTAGGGGCAGGCCATGACTTATACGATCAAAGAAATTGCAGCGTCGCTGGGGGCAGAAGCCTTTGGCGACGTTGATCTTTCTGTAGGTGGCGTGGCCGAACCTGCAATGGCCGGTCCGCAGGATCTGGCGCTGGCGATGAAACCTGATTTTGCCAAAGGTCTGCCGCAAGGTCAGGCGCAGGCCGCCATGCTGTGGCAGGGCGCAGATTGGCAGCAGCTGGGCCTGAAAGCGGCAATCATAGCACCGCGTCCGCGTTTTGCCATGGCGGGTCTATCGGCGATGATGGATCCCGGTCAGGGCTATGCGTCAGGTATTCACCCTTCGGCCGTGATTGACCCCGCCGCCAAGCTGGGGGCCGATGTTTCGGTCGGGCCTCTCAGTGTGATTTCGGCTGGTGCGGTGATCGGCGACGGATCGGTCATTGGGCCGCAGTGTTTCATCGGCACCGACACGGTTCTGGGGCAGGGCTGTTTCCTACGCGAAGGGGTGAAAATCGGCGCCCGCGTACGCATCGGCGATCGGTTCATTGCACAGCCCGGCGCCACAGTGGGCGGCGATGGGTTTTCCTTCGTGACGCCAGAAGAATCCAACATCGAAAAGGTCCGCGACAGCCTTGGTGATGCAGGTGAGGCCAAGGCGCAAAGCTACGCCCGGATCCACTCGGTCGGATCGGTCAACATCGGCGATGACGTCGAACTGGGCGCCAATGCCTGTATCGACCGTGGCACCGTGCGCGACACCCGCATCGGCAATGGCGTCAAATTCGATAACCTGACCCAGATCGGTCACAACGTTGAGATCGGCAATGACTGCCTTATCTGTGCGCAGGTCGGCATCGCCGGGTCGACACGTATCGG
This genomic window contains:
- a CDS encoding YcbK family protein produces the protein MTNTTLTRRAVLGAFAATTLTAAPTFSKAAGFLRGSGDIRRIKMYSGRTGERIDMIYWIEGKYIKDALKEVNHFMRDWRTNDVTSIDARTIDIMAAAHNLMDVSEPYMLLSGYRSPKTNAMLRSKSRGVAKNSLHMKGQAADLRLQSRSVTQMAKAAAICKAGGVGRYSRSNFVHMDCGPVRTWGR
- a CDS encoding L,D-transpeptidase family protein → MQPVTRSGFFRFAPRLTLGAVAACLMLAQTPTPAAAQVTAFKQAVAETASDDRELARFYRENGFSGIWTGEGAEFVARRQALINVLQNVRSHGLPQARYDVNALLDMMRNAKTPRDLGIVDVELSKAYLKYARDVAHGVLTPGKIDDGLVRKISKKDGAEYLEMLVTGQPSAVMKQLPPASPEYPRLRKEMLRLQGVIARGGWGETVPGKKLEPGDRGASIVKLRNRLMALGYLDRSATQVFDAKIQAAVQQFQADHGLAEDGVAGATTLKELNVSAETRLQSVIVAMERERWTNFERGERHIWVNLTDYTAKIVDDGKVTFRTRSVIGANSSDRRSPEFSDTMEHMVINPTWNVPRSIAVKEYLPQLQKNPNAVGHLRLIDGAGRTVSREGADFTQFSATNFPFDIKQPPSRSNALGLVKFMFPNRHNIYLHDTPQKALFSRETRAFSHGCIRLHQPFDFAYALLARQDDTPKETFQRILKTGRETQVDLDQHLPVHIVYRTAVVPAKGKANYRRDTYGRDAKIWKALQSAGVALDSVRG
- the lpxD gene encoding UDP-3-O-(3-hydroxymyristoyl)glucosamine N-acyltransferase, producing the protein MTYTIKEIAASLGAEAFGDVDLSVGGVAEPAMAGPQDLALAMKPDFAKGLPQGQAQAAMLWQGADWQQLGLKAAIIAPRPRFAMAGLSAMMDPGQGYASGIHPSAVIDPAAKLGADVSVGPLSVISAGAVIGDGSVIGPQCFIGTDTVLGQGCFLREGVKIGARVRIGDRFIAQPGATVGGDGFSFVTPEESNIEKVRDSLGDAGEAKAQSYARIHSVGSVNIGDDVELGANACIDRGTVRDTRIGNGVKFDNLTQIGHNVEIGNDCLICAQVGIAGSTRIGHNVVLGGQTGVSDNLFIGDHVITGGATKVLANVPAGRVMLGYPAMKMETHIEVYKGLRRLPRLFRDVAKLQKAVSKPGGND